The sequence GACGGCTCCGGTACATTACGTCACGTCACATACTGTTCCCTTTCAGGAGATTAACTCCCGATGCTGTTTACTGATGACAACCTCGGGCCCTGGCCGGAAAGAGGCGGTACGGACGCGAGGCCGCTGGGGAAGGCGTACCTCGTCCCATACGGGAGGTTCCGGTGACGACACGTGGAGTCCTGTACGTTCACTCCGCACCGCGCGCGCTGTGCCCACATGTCGAGTGGGCAGTGGCGGGCGTCCTCGGTGTGCGGGTCCAGCTGGACTGGATCAGACAGCCGGCCGCGCCCGGCACCTGGCGGTCCGAATTCTCCTGGAAGGGCCGTGCCGGCACCGCCTCGCAGCTCGCCTCCGCCCTGCGCGGCTGGGACCTGCTGCGCTTCGAGGTGACCGCCGAGCCGTGCCCCACCGCGGAGGGCGAGCGGTACAG is a genomic window of Streptomyces sp. YPW6 containing:
- a CDS encoding DUF3145 domain-containing protein; this encodes MTTRGVLYVHSAPRALCPHVEWAVAGVLGVRVQLDWIRQPAAPGTWRSEFSWKGRAGTASQLASALRGWDLLRFEVTAEPCPTAEGERYSSTPGLGIFHAVTGMHGDILVPEDRLRAALARSVRGESDLEAEIASLLGKPWDDELESFRHAGEGAPVRWLHQVV